Part of the Candidatus Nomurabacteria bacterium genome is shown below.
ATCTCACGCAGTACGATATTATCATTTCGTCTAGCGGAGCAGAGGCTAAAGCTGTCAAAAAACTAAAAAAGGGTGCCACCCACATTACCTATTGCCATGCACCTACACACTACTATTGGAGCCGGTACCAAGAATACCTTAAAGAACCTGGTTTTGGCATGCTCAACCCAGTAGCCAGAGCAGGCTTAAAAATATTCGGTGGCCGAATGCGTAAATGGGACTATAAAGTTGCCCAGCGACCAGACGTGCTTATTGCCAACAGCAACCATATTAAACAAAAAATAGAAGAATATTATGATCGCGACGCCATTGTTATTCACCCACCAGTAGATATAGATAGATTTAGCAAATATGCGCCAGTTACAAAACGTAAAGGCCTTATTATTACTGGCCGGCAAGTGCCCTACAAACGGTTTGACCTAGCCATTGCCGCAGCTAAAAAGCTTAATATGCCCTTAACCGTAATTGGCAATGGCTCTATGCACAAAAAATTAGTAGCTCAAGCAGCGGGTCATAAAAATATTACCTTTTTAACCAATGTAACCGATACAGAGCTACCCAAACTACTATCTAAGGCCGAGTTATTTGTGTTCCCAGGTGTAGAAGATTTTGGTATTGCACCCGTAGAAGCTATGGCAGCTGGTACGCCCGTAGTTGCCTATGGCGAAGGTGGTGCACTAGACTACGTTACCGATGCCACTGGCGTGCTGTTTCATCGTCAAACAGCAGATGCGCTTGCAGATGCTATTGTTACTGCACTTGGTTCTAAATGGGATCACAAAAAAATTGGTAAAGAAGTTAAAAAATTTAATAACAATAACTTTAAAAAACAATTTTCAGCAGTCGTGAAACAATATTTATAGCCCTAGTGGGTGCTGGTAAACGATCCAACCATGTTTTCTAGTACTGCAGTATCTGCTTTGTTGGCACTTGATGCTTGCAGTGAAAATACGTAATCGTTGGTCATATTTTGATTTAAGCTTATATATGCATAGGCACACGACGTACTCACACCTACTGTTGGTGTCATGGTTTCGTCTTTGTATAAATACACTTCTTCTTGGTCAGTATCAGATAAAACAGTTACTACACTCGCCCCCTGGTAATTGCTAGATGGAACAACTTTTGTAATATTGGTTGAAATATCACCGTCCATACAACCACCACCAAATCCATCTATGTCACTCGTGTAATTTAATTCAGAACCCGTGGCTTCGTTTCTTATTGTAATGGTT
Proteins encoded:
- a CDS encoding glycosyltransferase; this encodes MAKKSTKKIAIVSDWLTSIGGAERVLLAMHELYPDAPIYTSQYDPKKINWFDDADVKTTWLQSLPKKSTVRKLLPVLRRQAFQHIDLTQYDIIISSSGAEAKAVKKLKKGATHITYCHAPTHYYWSRYQEYLKEPGFGMLNPVARAGLKIFGGRMRKWDYKVAQRPDVLIANSNHIKQKIEEYYDRDAIVIHPPVDIDRFSKYAPVTKRKGLIITGRQVPYKRFDLAIAAAKKLNMPLTVIGNGSMHKKLVAQAAGHKNITFLTNVTDTELPKLLSKAELFVFPGVEDFGIAPVEAMAAGTPVVAYGEGGALDYVTDATGVLFHRQTADALADAIVTALGSKWDHKKIGKEVKKFNNNNFKKQFSAVVKQYL